A section of the Leptotrichia sp. HSP-342 genome encodes:
- a CDS encoding DKNYY domain-containing protein: MIILNLKKLLKIFGLLILAGNIVNAEYIKRNGEIYYRNWSEEKTRILKNIDKKSFEILENDFAKDKNNIYYQGEKIEKIDPKSAKIFGSHFVKDEKMVFDADEKKELKDVDTKTLKSVGDYYFKDKNNAYFDMKKIDEKVDLETFVYLDYFYAKDKNNLYFYGQKVKGVNPNNFNFLTLLSSVPDNIIKSGNDFYLVYENDLNNKIYAKKMDFPIDRDTFESFSMRVYKDKNNFYYYDDTDDIKKGKTLIKFKNEADIKTLKFLKEKNGEKSNEYIKDEKNVYYVDEENVEIKKIENADYKTFQVIEYLYAKDKNNVYYQGKKLDNVNPNHFKIVDNEIKYNNEFYKIDDNMNLIKIERE, from the coding sequence GTGATAATTTTGAATTTAAAAAAATTGTTAAAAATATTTGGGTTGTTAATTTTGGCAGGAAATATTGTGAATGCAGAATACATAAAAAGAAATGGAGAAATTTATTATCGGAACTGGAGTGAAGAAAAGACAAGAATATTAAAAAATATAGATAAAAAATCATTTGAAATATTGGAAAATGATTTTGCAAAAGATAAGAATAATATTTATTATCAAGGAGAAAAGATTGAAAAAATAGATCCTAAAAGTGCTAAAATATTTGGAAGTCATTTTGTGAAGGATGAGAAAATGGTTTTTGATGCTGATGAAAAAAAGGAATTGAAAGATGTAGATACAAAAACGCTTAAATCGGTTGGAGATTATTATTTTAAAGATAAGAACAATGCTTATTTTGATATGAAAAAAATTGATGAAAAAGTTGATTTGGAGACGTTTGTTTATTTGGACTATTTTTATGCGAAAGATAAGAATAATTTGTATTTTTATGGACAAAAAGTGAAAGGTGTAAATCCGAATAATTTTAATTTTTTGACTTTGTTAAGCAGTGTTCCTGATAACATAATTAAAAGCGGGAATGATTTTTATCTTGTTTATGAAAATGATTTGAATAATAAAATATATGCGAAAAAAATGGATTTTCCAATTGACAGGGATACTTTTGAAAGTTTTTCCATGAGAGTTTATAAAGATAAAAATAATTTTTATTATTATGACGATACTGATGATATAAAAAAGGGAAAAACGCTTATTAAATTTAAAAATGAAGCTGATATAAAAACACTTAAATTTTTGAAGGAAAAAAATGGCGAAAAAAGTAATGAATATATAAAAGATGAAAAGAATGTCTATTATGTGGATGAAGAAAATGTAGAAATAAAAAAGATAGAAAATGCTGATTACAAAACCTTTCAAGTTATTGAATACTTATATGCAAAGGATAAAAACAATGTTTATTATCAAGGGAAAAAGTTAGATAATGTTAATCCAAACCATTTTAAAATTGTAGACAATGAGATAAAATATAATAATGAATTTTATAAAATTGATGACAATATGAATCTTATAAAAATAGAAAGAGAATAA
- a CDS encoding DKNYY domain-containing protein has protein sequence MKRKNLLKILILFILAGSIANAEYLKENGEIYYKVPYYEIKSKVKDVDIESFKPLKEDRELIGDYYAKDNKYVYFYGKKLKDVLPEGFETVKENYVKDSKNVYKIEAEITDSIPISSDNKINTKKISLDGVDVRTFRALENSKDVTSIDYFVDKNNIYYAYENLEKIQGADKNSFEVLGYYIAKDKNNVYYNGKKMENVDSKSFKNFGNFIGKDKNRVFYITGNEDIKDADAESFEIMGDTRYFRDKNNIFVIKYSNDFPDGEGFIKLPNIDRNSFITLSEEFGKDKNGIYYIGEEINGINPNNVRVIEEMGQDNYILQSGNNYYLTFNSNEGMYDSKNDKIEAKKINNLNIDFSTFKYFGIFNYYKDKNSFYYHSDNDFKKIKSEIDVKSAEKILELNDFVKDKNNLYYFSNGKIEKINLNIDVNSLVFLNNNNSSYSSYIKDRNNIYFVDNENRKVKIVKNADKNTFQIVNGNYGVDRKNVYYNGEKLDFVGVEGLKIFDDYYLKDNKNVYEIYTTDDEKIKIRAIKNLNIDVASFENILKGTFYKDKNSVYYVDMTGDKQELKKLEGADADTFEPGIFSKDKNSVFIDKQKLKGVSPKGFEILDKNRFQFIKDYKNVYYLSENENGTTYTPVVLNINGVDISTFELVENSSMGIHAYFKDSRNVYFFTTSNASNIIEIRKVNGADPKTFKYSGYYYYGKDDKNVYLFNKRANGIDARTFEKVSYNIAKDKNGLYILENINECEMRTKKLKIDGLDWKSFVNIDDDYYKDKNNVYYESYNNLYKIENADLKTFEILDSSYTGYGNFSKDKDYIYLNNKKLEEIDAKTFEKMRANLIRDKNGIYKIEEDEGKYKFKIVPINIKIDFKNLKNLDLGYFKDSKNVYYFDVDKFEKIEGAEASSFEKVEYAGFYKDKNYVYFNGKKIVGMDFKDIENRDEEWSIIELEGTWIKYKDNVYYKGKKLKGISSDNFSYFDGGLWYEIILSDKNGVYKFTETEDNKKIIEVTRLDSKGIDLETLERIYSPMDSSYYFKDKNGVYFMDGNKFVKINGADKDSFRVTMTGKYGKDKNYVYFEGKKMEGKNPVDFEEEMEIK, from the coding sequence ATGAAAAGAAAAAATTTATTAAAAATATTAATTTTATTTATCCTAGCAGGAAGCATTGCAAATGCGGAATATTTAAAGGAAAATGGTGAAATTTATTATAAAGTGCCATATTATGAGATTAAGTCGAAAGTAAAAGATGTAGATATTGAAAGTTTTAAACCTTTAAAGGAAGATAGAGAGCTTATTGGCGATTATTATGCAAAAGATAATAAATATGTTTATTTTTATGGTAAGAAACTTAAAGATGTTTTGCCTGAAGGATTTGAAACAGTAAAAGAAAATTATGTAAAAGATAGTAAAAATGTATATAAAATTGAAGCTGAGATTACAGATAGTATACCAATATCTTCGGATAATAAAATAAATACAAAAAAAATATCTTTAGATGGAGTTGATGTTAGAACTTTTAGAGCTTTAGAAAATAGCAAAGATGTTACTAGCATAGATTATTTTGTTGATAAAAATAATATTTACTATGCCTATGAGAATTTGGAAAAAATACAAGGAGCAGATAAAAATTCTTTTGAGGTTTTGGGTTATTATATCGCAAAAGATAAAAATAATGTTTATTATAACGGTAAAAAGATGGAAAATGTGGATTCTAAGAGTTTTAAAAATTTTGGTAATTTTATAGGAAAAGATAAAAATAGAGTTTTTTACATTACAGGAAATGAGGATATTAAAGATGCTGATGCGGAAAGTTTTGAGATAATGGGAGATACTCGTTATTTTAGAGATAAAAATAATATTTTTGTTATTAAATACAGTAATGATTTTCCTGATGGAGAAGGTTTTATAAAATTACCAAATATTGATAGGAACAGCTTTATTACTTTGAGCGAGGAATTTGGAAAAGATAAAAATGGAATTTATTATATTGGTGAAGAAATAAACGGAATTAATCCCAATAATGTTAGAGTTATTGAAGAAATGGGACAGGATAATTATATTCTTCAAAGCGGAAATAATTACTATTTGACATTTAATAGCAATGAAGGGATGTATGACAGTAAAAATGATAAAATTGAAGCGAAAAAAATAAATAATTTGAACATTGATTTCAGTACATTTAAGTATTTTGGAATTTTTAACTACTATAAAGATAAAAATAGTTTTTACTATCATTCAGATAATGATTTTAAAAAAATCAAAAGTGAAATTGATGTTAAAAGTGCTGAGAAAATACTTGAATTAAATGATTTTGTAAAAGATAAAAATAATCTTTATTATTTTTCTAATGGAAAGATTGAAAAAATAAATTTGAATATTGATGTAAACAGTTTAGTATTTTTGAACAATAACAATTCTTCTTACAGCAGTTATATAAAAGACAGAAATAACATATATTTTGTGGATAATGAAAACAGGAAAGTAAAAATAGTAAAAAATGCTGATAAAAATACATTTCAAATTGTAAACGGAAATTACGGGGTAGATAGGAAAAATGTTTATTATAATGGAGAAAAGCTAGATTTTGTTGGAGTTGAAGGGCTTAAAATTTTTGATGATTATTACTTGAAGGATAATAAAAATGTCTATGAGATTTATACGACAGATGATGAAAAGATAAAAATAAGAGCAATAAAAAATTTGAACATTGATGTGGCAAGTTTTGAGAATATTTTAAAAGGAACATTTTATAAAGATAAAAATTCGGTTTATTATGTCGATATGACTGGAGATAAACAGGAATTAAAAAAACTGGAAGGAGCAGATGCTGATACATTTGAGCCAGGAATTTTTTCAAAAGATAAAAATAGTGTATTTATTGATAAACAGAAGTTAAAAGGGGTTAGTCCGAAAGGATTTGAAATTTTGGATAAAAATAGGTTTCAATTTATAAAAGATTACAAGAATGTTTACTATTTGAGTGAAAATGAGAATGGTACGACTTACACACCAGTAGTACTGAATATAAATGGAGTAGATATTTCAACATTTGAACTTGTTGAAAATTCTTCTATGGGAATTCATGCATATTTTAAAGATAGCAGAAATGTTTATTTTTTTACGACATCCAATGCTAGTAATATAATAGAAATTAGAAAAGTAAATGGAGCAGATCCAAAAACATTTAAATATTCAGGTTACTATTACTATGGAAAAGATGATAAAAATGTCTATTTGTTTAATAAAAGAGCAAACGGAATAGATGCAAGAACTTTTGAAAAAGTAAGTTATAATATCGCAAAAGACAAAAATGGATTATATATTTTGGAAAATATTAATGAATGTGAAATGAGAACTAAAAAATTGAAGATAGATGGATTGGACTGGAAAAGTTTTGTGAACATTGATGATGATTATTATAAAGATAAAAATAATGTTTATTATGAATCATACAATAATCTTTATAAAATAGAAAATGCTGATTTAAAAACTTTTGAAATTTTAGATTCAAGTTATACTGGTTATGGTAATTTTTCAAAAGATAAAGATTATATTTATCTAAATAATAAGAAATTAGAAGAAATAGATGCAAAAACTTTTGAAAAAATGCGGGCTAATCTTATAAGGGATAAAAATGGTATTTATAAAATTGAAGAAGACGAGGGAAAATACAAATTTAAAATAGTTCCAATCAATATAAAAATTGATTTCAAAAATCTAAAAAACTTAGATTTGGGATATTTTAAAGATAGCAAAAATGTTTATTATTTTGACGTGGATAAATTTGAAAAAATAGAAGGGGCAGAGGCTAGTTCATTTGAAAAAGTAGAATATGCTGGTTTTTACAAAGATAAAAATTATGTCTATTTTAACGGTAAAAAGATAGTTGGAATGGATTTTAAAGATATTGAAAATAGAGATGAGGAATGGTCAATTATAGAACTGGAGGGAACGTGGATAAAATACAAAGATAACGTTTACTATAAAGGAAAAAAATTAAAAGGAATCAGCTCTGATAATTTTAGTTATTTTGATGGCGGATTATGGTATGAAATAATACTATCTGATAAAAATGGTGTTTATAAATTTACTGAAACTGAAGATAACAAAAAAATAATAGAAGTAACTCGATTGGATAGTAAAGGCATTGATTTAGAAACTCTTGAAAGAATTTATTCGCCAATGGACAGTTCCTATTATTTCAAAGATAAGAATGGCGTTTATTTTATGGATGGAAATAAATTTGTAAAAATAAATGGAGCAGATAAAGACAGTTTTAGGGTAACAATGACTGGAAAATATGGAAAAGATAAAAATTATGTTTATTTCGAAGGGAAGAAAATGGAAGGGAAAAATCCAGTTGACTTTGAGGAGGAAATGGAGATTAAGTAA
- a CDS encoding DKNYY domain-containing protein produces the protein MNIKGHLLKILLLFVLVGSIVNARYLKDKNKIYFIDTMEDSEKKEVVKNIDFRTFKVFEENDNFAKDKDNVYYKNKKLENVDADSFQIENSFIAKDKDNVFYITNNEIIKIKGFNPAKSKVIVQFYVPTILINKNGIYTFDKYENGEITIKSIKPAGIDMNTLEVVDGENMTMLLYLKDKNNVYFINYKESEQKISDIDVENAEDAGNDNYNIDIEIKKLESTDSDSFKIDSIYGKDKNNLYFLNKKIKGVNSKTFEIVGSNKFIIKDDKGVYYLGREEVKKIQNADINSFEEVSKEYYRDKNNVYYYDNYDGDVKKVKGADAKTFEAIEGYALGRDKNAVYDRGKLIKGLNPVTFEDLNGDFYKDKNGVYYEGMLMKGIDSKSFEPFVNYTHVKDKNGIYSFYPKENEIVIEKVEISPEIDLKTLQPIENYSQYSKDKNNVYYHFQKIEDADTGTFEPEGYSIGKDKMGVYYETRKVNGVDVNSFEYLKNDFFKDKNNIYYKNKKVEIFKPKNFEVIDYSLVKQNEDLYYFTEDENNNTKFVPLESKNVDIDTFQILDDDYAKDKNNAYYKGKIFKEADVKTLDKHYNKNDNGYKIKDKKKVYKIKELD, from the coding sequence GTGAACATTAAAGGACATTTGTTAAAAATTCTACTTTTGTTTGTTTTGGTGGGGAGTATTGTGAATGCAAGGTATTTAAAAGATAAAAATAAAATTTATTTTATTGACACAATGGAGGATTCTGAGAAAAAAGAAGTTGTGAAAAATATTGATTTTAGGACTTTTAAAGTTTTTGAAGAGAATGATAATTTTGCGAAAGACAAGGATAATGTTTACTATAAGAATAAAAAGCTGGAAAATGTAGATGCGGATTCTTTTCAGATAGAAAATTCTTTTATTGCAAAAGATAAAGATAATGTTTTTTATATTACAAATAATGAAATTATAAAAATTAAAGGATTTAATCCAGCAAAAAGTAAAGTTATTGTTCAGTTTTACGTACCAACTATACTAATTAATAAAAATGGTATTTATACTTTTGATAAATATGAAAATGGAGAAATTACGATAAAATCAATAAAACCTGCAGGAATAGATATGAATACTCTAGAAGTCGTGGACGGAGAAAACATGACGATGCTTTTGTACTTAAAAGATAAAAATAACGTTTATTTTATTAATTATAAAGAAAGTGAACAGAAAATTTCAGATATTGATGTCGAAAATGCAGAGGATGCGGGAAATGATAACTATAATATCGATATTGAAATAAAAAAATTAGAGAGTACAGATAGCGACAGTTTTAAAATAGATTCTATATACGGGAAAGATAAAAATAACTTATACTTTTTAAATAAAAAAATAAAAGGTGTAAATTCTAAAACTTTTGAAATTGTTGGCTCAAATAAATTTATTATCAAAGATGATAAAGGGGTTTATTATCTTGGAAGAGAAGAAGTAAAGAAAATTCAAAATGCTGATATAAATAGCTTTGAAGAAGTATCGAAAGAATATTATCGAGATAAAAATAATGTTTATTATTATGATAATTATGATGGCGATGTAAAAAAAGTTAAAGGGGCAGATGCAAAAACTTTTGAAGCGATAGAAGGCTATGCGTTAGGAAGAGATAAAAACGCTGTTTATGACAGAGGGAAGCTGATAAAGGGCTTAAACCCTGTGACATTTGAAGATTTGAACGGAGATTTTTACAAAGATAAAAATGGAGTTTACTACGAAGGAATGCTAATGAAAGGGATTGATTCAAAATCTTTTGAGCCATTTGTAAATTATACACATGTAAAAGATAAAAATGGAATATATTCTTTTTATCCAAAAGAAAATGAGATAGTTATTGAAAAAGTTGAGATTTCTCCAGAAATTGATTTAAAAACTTTACAGCCTATTGAAAATTATTCTCAATATTCAAAAGATAAAAATAACGTTTACTATCATTTCCAAAAAATAGAAGATGCAGATACAGGAACTTTTGAACCTGAAGGATATTCTATAGGAAAAGATAAAATGGGAGTATATTATGAAACTCGTAAAGTAAATGGAGTGGATGTAAATAGCTTTGAATATTTAAAAAATGATTTCTTTAAGGATAAAAATAATATTTATTATAAAAATAAAAAGGTAGAAATATTCAAACCTAAAAACTTTGAAGTAATAGACTATTCTTTAGTAAAGCAAAATGAAGATTTGTACTATTTTACTGAAGATGAAAATAATAATACAAAATTTGTTCCATTAGAAAGTAAAAATGTTGATATTGATACTTTTCAAATTCTTGATGATGATTATGCAAAAGATAAGAATAATGCCTATTACAAAGGTAAAATTTTTAAGGAAGCAGATGTAAAAACTCTTGATAAACATTATAATAAAAATGATAACGGATATAAAATAAAGGATAAGAAGAAAGTGTATAAAATAAAAGAATTAGACTAA
- a CDS encoding LacI family DNA-binding transcriptional regulator codes for MKIEEIAKLSGFSKSTVSRVISNNGYVSKETKEKILKIIEEVNYIPNGIARSLSSNKSNTVAVIIPDIQNSYFGDIIKGISNIMDKNNLHMLVYSTDENIKKEKKVFQNVIEQRPSGIILSVSLQHHKKKDIKVLLDSGIPFVLFDRQIFDETFTGVFFDDIKGGYLATEALINSGHENIAIITGPFSTTNGLNRLEGYKKAMLEKNQKISEENIYEGNFHFDSGYENTKKILEKNKKITAIFICNNEMTLGALQAIREKNLKIPDDIAIVSYDNHKYFEILGINISAINRDIEETGVEIAKLLLEEMKNNNRSKKIVIVSPTLILRNSEKLVKIKD; via the coding sequence ATGAAAATAGAAGAAATAGCTAAATTATCAGGATTTTCAAAATCAACAGTATCTCGTGTAATTTCAAATAATGGTTATGTTAGTAAAGAAACAAAAGAAAAAATATTGAAAATTATTGAAGAGGTAAATTATATACCAAATGGAATCGCTCGTTCCTTGTCTAGCAATAAGTCAAATACAGTAGCTGTAATTATACCAGATATTCAAAATTCATATTTTGGAGATATAATAAAAGGAATTTCTAACATAATGGATAAAAATAATTTACATATGCTTGTTTACAGTACTGATGAGAATATTAAAAAAGAAAAAAAAGTATTTCAAAATGTAATTGAGCAAAGACCAAGTGGTATTATCCTTTCGGTATCTCTTCAGCATCATAAAAAAAAGGATATAAAAGTATTACTTGATTCTGGTATTCCTTTTGTTTTATTTGACAGACAAATTTTTGATGAAACATTTACAGGAGTATTTTTTGATGATATAAAAGGTGGTTATTTAGCAACAGAAGCACTAATTAATTCAGGACATGAAAATATTGCGATAATTACAGGTCCTTTTTCTACAACAAATGGATTAAACAGATTGGAAGGATACAAAAAAGCAATGTTGGAAAAAAACCAAAAAATATCTGAAGAAAATATATATGAAGGGAATTTTCACTTTGATAGCGGATATGAAAACACAAAAAAAATTCTTGAAAAAAATAAGAAAATAACTGCAATCTTTATATGTAATAATGAAATGACTTTAGGAGCATTACAAGCAATAAGAGAAAAAAATCTAAAAATACCGGATGACATAGCAATAGTATCCTATGACAATCATAAATATTTTGAAATATTAGGAATAAATATAAGTGCAATAAATAGAGATATAGAGGAAACAGGAGTGGAAATAGCAAAACTTTTACTTGAAGAAATGAAAAATAATAACAGAAGTAAGAAAATAGTTATTGTATCTCCTACCTTAATTCTCAGAAATTCGGAAAAATTAGTAAAAATTAAAGATTAA
- a CDS encoding RbsD/FucU family protein: protein MLKNIPKNLSPELLKILCEMGHGDEIVIGDGNFPAASHAQRLIRSDASGVAELLESILEIFPLDTYVESAVSLMKTGSEYVGEPEVWSVYRKTLEKHEEFKDFEFVERFEFYERAKKAYAIIATSEEAIYANVILKKGIIK from the coding sequence ATGCTTAAAAATATACCTAAGAATTTAAGTCCAGAATTACTGAAAATATTATGTGAAATGGGACATGGAGATGAAATAGTGATAGGAGATGGAAACTTTCCTGCTGCAAGTCATGCACAAAGACTTATCAGATCAGATGCAAGCGGTGTAGCTGAACTTCTAGAATCAATACTAGAAATATTCCCCCTTGATACGTATGTAGAAAGTGCAGTTTCATTAATGAAAACAGGAAGTGAGTATGTAGGAGAACCTGAAGTATGGAGTGTTTATAGAAAAACTTTAGAAAAACATGAAGAATTTAAAGACTTTGAATTTGTAGAAAGATTTGAATTTTATGAAAGGGCAAAAAAAGCGTATGCTATAATTGCCACATCTGAAGAAGCTATTTATGCAAATGTTATTTTAAAGAAAGGAATTATAAAATAA
- a CDS encoding L-fucose isomerase produces the protein MNRLRGELPKVGIRPVIDGRRNGVRESLEEKTMGMAKKLAELISSTLRHPSGEPVECVISDTTIGGFSEAAKCNQKFKDQNVGLSITVTPCWCYGSETIDMTPDIPKAIWGFNGTERPGAVYLAAALAGHAQLGFPAFGIYGHDVQDLSDDSIPDDVKEKLLKFTKAGLAVATMKDKSYLSVGGVSMGIAGSMVNSEFLLDYLGIRPEFKDMSEITRRIQNEIYDKEEYEKALKWVKEHCKEGLDINKVSRTEEVKNKEWETVVKMTLIIRDMMIGNPKLAEMGFVEESEGNNAIVSGFQGQRQWTDFMPNGDFSEAILNSSFDWNGIRQAFTVATENDALNGISMLFGHLLTGTAQIFADVRTYWSPEAVERVTGKKLTGKAENGIIHLINSGSATLDATGDQIRDGKRVMKPYWEVTEEEVNNALKSTSWPAADYDYFRGGGFSSCFLTKGEMPVTMCRINLVKGQGPVLQIAEGYAIDIDKDIHESLDSRTNPTWPTTWFAPILTGKGAFKDVYSVMNNWGANHGAISYGHIGDELITLASMLRIPVCMHNVNPDRIFRPKVWASFGDMNEEGADYRACENFGPIYKKIGK, from the coding sequence ATGAACAGATTAAGAGGAGAACTTCCTAAAGTAGGAATTCGACCTGTTATTGATGGAAGAAGAAATGGGGTTAGAGAATCTTTAGAAGAAAAAACAATGGGGATGGCAAAAAAACTTGCAGAGCTAATTTCTTCCACATTAAGACATCCTAGTGGAGAACCTGTAGAATGCGTAATTTCTGATACAACAATTGGAGGATTTTCTGAAGCAGCAAAATGTAATCAGAAATTTAAAGATCAGAATGTCGGATTATCAATAACTGTGACACCTTGTTGGTGCTATGGAAGTGAAACAATTGATATGACACCTGATATTCCAAAAGCAATTTGGGGATTTAATGGAACAGAAAGACCAGGAGCAGTTTATCTTGCAGCAGCATTGGCAGGACATGCACAACTAGGATTTCCTGCATTCGGAATTTATGGACACGATGTACAGGATTTATCTGATGATTCCATTCCTGACGATGTAAAAGAAAAATTGCTGAAATTCACAAAAGCTGGATTGGCTGTTGCAACAATGAAGGACAAATCTTACTTATCTGTAGGTGGAGTTTCCATGGGTATAGCAGGATCTATGGTGAATAGCGAATTCCTTCTAGATTATTTGGGAATTCGTCCTGAATTCAAAGATATGAGTGAAATTACTAGAAGAATACAAAATGAGATTTACGATAAGGAAGAATATGAAAAAGCTTTGAAATGGGTCAAAGAACATTGTAAAGAAGGACTAGATATAAACAAAGTTTCTAGAACAGAGGAAGTTAAAAATAAAGAATGGGAGACAGTTGTGAAAATGACTCTTATAATAAGAGACATGATGATTGGAAATCCTAAATTGGCTGAAATGGGATTTGTTGAAGAATCTGAAGGAAATAATGCAATAGTATCAGGTTTCCAAGGACAAAGACAATGGACAGATTTTATGCCTAATGGTGATTTTTCTGAAGCTATATTAAATTCATCTTTTGACTGGAATGGAATAAGACAAGCTTTTACAGTTGCAACTGAAAATGATGCTTTAAATGGAATATCTATGCTGTTTGGACACCTTTTAACTGGAACTGCGCAAATATTTGCAGATGTTAGAACTTATTGGAGTCCAGAAGCTGTAGAAAGAGTTACAGGTAAAAAATTGACAGGAAAAGCTGAAAATGGAATAATTCACTTAATTAACTCAGGATCAGCTACGTTAGATGCAACTGGAGATCAAATAAGAGATGGTAAACGAGTTATGAAACCATACTGGGAAGTTACAGAAGAAGAAGTTAACAATGCCTTAAAATCTACAAGCTGGCCTGCAGCAGATTATGATTATTTCAGAGGTGGAGGATTCTCTTCTTGCTTCCTTACAAAAGGTGAAATGCCTGTTACAATGTGCAGAATAAATCTTGTTAAAGGGCAAGGGCCTGTACTTCAAATTGCTGAAGGATATGCAATTGACATAGACAAAGATATTCATGAATCACTTGATAGCAGAACAAATCCAACTTGGCCAACAACTTGGTTTGCACCTATACTTACTGGTAAAGGAGCATTTAAAGATGTTTATTCTGTAATGAATAACTGGGGAGCAAATCATGGAGCAATATCTTATGGACATATAGGTGATGAACTGATAACACTAGCATCTATGCTTAGAATCCCAGTATGCATGCATAATGTAAATCCTGACAGAATATTCCGTCCTAAAGTTTGGGCAAGTTTTGGAGATATGAATGAAGAAGGTGCTGATTACAGAGCATGTGAAAATTTTGGGCCAATTTATAAAAAAATAGGTAAATAG
- a CDS encoding ABC transporter substrate-binding protein → MKRLLLFLVVFAAILSCGKSEDKKDAGAGQAANSGGKIKIELVSKGYQHEFWRSVEAGAKKAGEELGVEVNFIGPEKETEIGKQVGMVENAINKKVSALGIAALDPDALAVVAKKAMDAKIPVVTFDSNVKGDITSSFIATDNKVAGAMAGEQLAKLINGKGKVAVVSHNPGTTTAIEREAGFREALAKYPDIKILNTQFSDGDKSKALAITLDIINANPDIAGIYGTNEPSIFGVAKGVEEKGLTGKVALVGIDSSEDLAKFLEKGVISGLVIQDPYNMGYQTVQQLYKLSKGEKVEKRIDTGAILVTKENINNPDITKKMFPFGRK, encoded by the coding sequence ATGAAAAGGTTATTATTATTTTTAGTAGTATTTGCAGCGATTCTTAGCTGTGGAAAAAGTGAAGACAAAAAAGATGCTGGAGCAGGACAAGCAGCAAATTCTGGAGGCAAAATTAAAATTGAATTGGTAAGTAAAGGTTATCAGCATGAGTTTTGGAGATCAGTAGAAGCAGGAGCTAAAAAAGCTGGAGAAGAATTAGGAGTAGAAGTAAACTTTATTGGACCTGAAAAAGAAACTGAAATTGGTAAACAAGTAGGTATGGTTGAAAACGCAATTAACAAAAAAGTATCTGCGTTAGGAATCGCAGCTCTTGACCCAGATGCATTGGCAGTAGTAGCAAAAAAAGCTATGGATGCAAAAATACCAGTTGTAACATTTGATTCAAATGTAAAAGGTGATATTACATCAAGTTTTATTGCGACAGATAATAAAGTTGCAGGAGCAATGGCTGGAGAACAACTAGCAAAACTTATAAATGGAAAAGGTAAAGTAGCAGTAGTATCTCATAATCCTGGAACAACAACAGCTATAGAAAGAGAAGCTGGATTTAGGGAAGCATTGGCAAAATATCCAGATATTAAAATATTAAATACACAATTTAGTGATGGAGATAAATCAAAAGCATTGGCAATAACTCTTGATATTATCAATGCAAATCCAGATATTGCAGGAATTTATGGAACAAACGAACCTTCTATTTTTGGTGTTGCTAAAGGAGTAGAAGAAAAAGGGTTAACTGGTAAAGTAGCTCTAGTAGGAATAGACTCATCTGAAGATTTAGCTAAATTCCTTGAAAAAGGAGTTATCTCAGGACTAGTTATACAAGATCCTTACAATATGGGATATCAAACAGTACAACAATTGTATAAACTTTCAAAAGGTGAAAAAGTTGAAAAAAGAATAGACACAGGAGCAATTCTTGTAACTAAAGAAAACATAAACAATCCAGATATTACTAAAAAGATGTTTCCTTTTGGAAGAAAATAA